The genomic window CTGGAAACCATGAATCCTTCTGCTTTAACTAACATTGGAACCGCCAATGGAAACCAGATTGCTGCTGAAACTATCGGAAAACTGATTGTTGGTCACAACCTGCATCATTTGAATATTATTGAGGAGCGGTATTTGCCAAATCTGTGAAATTCTGTAAAATTCATATTGCAATCCTGATCAGTTTAGTCATATTTTTAATATCACTGACACAAGATTGTATGACCTATCAATATTTCAGATCGGTTGAGTATCCGTCATTTTACGCCTTATTATTCGGCTGGATGCATTTTGGCGGCGGCGGATTTTCAGAGGGCTGTATTTGGTTGGCTAATCCTTTTTATTTTACAGGCTTATTTTTACTGTACAAGAAAAAAGTTAATACTACTGTTTTGTCACTTATTGTTTCTTCTGTTTTGGCTTTGTTGTTTCTTAGTTTTGAAAATTTGACTATGACCAAAAGCGGAAGAATCGCACCGATTATTAAATTAAGTTCAGGATATTTTCTGTGGCTGATAGCCATTTTATTCGCTGCATTTTCTTCGATTTATTTGAAATTAAAAAAATGGACTTCAAAAAATATCAATAGGAACGGGCTTTAGCCCGTTTTTTCTATTATGTTATTCTTTCGGCTTTAGCCAAAATTTAAAAATAATTTATATTTTTGGCAAAACAACACAAATGCCTTTTATTAAAATTTATATCCATCTCGTTTTTCAACGAAAAATAGAATTCCGTTTTTCAATACTTCAGCATTAAGGGTGAAAGTCTGGAAACATATTAAAGAAAATGCTTCGGAAAAGGGGATTTATATAGATATGGTCAATGGATTTTCTGATCATTGCCATTGCTTAATTTCTTTAGGTTCGAATCAGAATATAGAAAAAGTTGTTCAGTTGATCAAAGGGGAATCTTCTTTCTGGATTAATAAAAATCAACTGACCCCGGAGAAATTTGCCTGGCAGGATGAATATTTTGCGGTTTCCATTTCTGAATCCATGCTTGAGCCGGTAAGGAATTACATCAGAAATCAGGAAATCCACCATACAAAACAGACTTTTGAACAAGAATACTTAAGGTTTAAGGAGAAGTACGGTTTTGAATAAGTTTCGGCTGAAGCCAATGGAATAATTCTTTTGGTAAACGGGCTTCCTTCGACAAGCTCAGGATGACATTGCCCGTTTCTATTGATATATATAGTTTGCAGTATTATAACCAAACAAAAGTCATAAACGAAATTTCATTCCTTTTGTTTTTAAGATATTCATTTGGCACAATTCCATAGATTTTTTATCTTTGAAAACCGGCTGAAGCCCGGTATTACTCACTTATGGAAAACATCATCAACATATTAAAATCCGGCGGAACCATTCTTTACCCGACTGATACGATCTGGGGAATCGGATGTGATGCGACGAATATAGAAGCCGTCAATAAAATTTTTGAAATCAAAAAACGGGAAAAGAACAAATCCATGATCATCCTCGTAGAATCGGAAAAAAGGCTGCAGGATCTGGTAGACGTTCCGGAGATGGCCTGGGAGATTATCGATCTGAGCGAAAAGCCGGTGACGATTGTTTACGAAAATCCCCGTGGCCTGCCGAAAGAGCTGTTGGCGGAGGATGGAAGCATCGGGATCCGTTTGGTGAAGAATGAGTTCTGTAAGAAATTAATTACCAAGCTTAATAAACCTCTGGTTTCAACATCAGCCAACTTCAGCGGTGAAAAAAGCCCGCTTACATTTTCGGATATCTCTCCGAAAATGATTGAGATGGTGGATTATGCCGTGGAAGAGGACCGCGAAAAAGTATCTAAATATTCCGGATCATCGGTTATCAAAATCTGGCACGACAACAGAATAAAAGTGCTTCGCGAATAAAAGAAAAGATTTTAATTATCTTTGCAGAATAATATAACCATTAAGAAGCCGGAGGTTTGGTTTTTAACCTGAATATCCGATTTCTTAATGGTTTTACATTAGATAACGTAAAGATCCTATCAGTATTGGATTGTAGTTTCGTTATCTGAAACCTATTATCTAAACCTAAAAAAATGTTCATTAATTTAAATCAGAATAAAAACCTGAAACTTTTCAAAATCATTTCGGAGGTTGCCTCCCGGAACAATCAGTCCGTATACGTTGTCGGAGGTTATGTGCGGGATTTGCTGATGAAAAGAAAAGCATCTACGGATATTGATTTTGTGACTGAACAGAGCGGCATCGAGCTGGC from Chryseobacterium sp. SORGH_AS_0447 includes these protein-coding regions:
- a CDS encoding transposase, giving the protein MKVWKHIKENASEKGIYIDMVNGFSDHCHCLISLGSNQNIEKVVQLIKGESSFWINKNQLTPEKFAWQDEYFAVSISESMLEPVRNYIRNQEIHHTKQTFEQEYLRFKEKYGFE
- a CDS encoding L-threonylcarbamoyladenylate synthase, which gives rise to MENIINILKSGGTILYPTDTIWGIGCDATNIEAVNKIFEIKKREKNKSMIILVESEKRLQDLVDVPEMAWEIIDLSEKPVTIVYENPRGLPKELLAEDGSIGIRLVKNEFCKKLITKLNKPLVSTSANFSGEKSPLTFSDISPKMIEMVDYAVEEDREKVSKYSGSSVIKIWHDNRIKVLRE